A single Tenacibaculum sp. 190524A02b DNA region contains:
- the ung gene encoding uracil-DNA glycosylase yields the protein MQVKIADSWKNVLQEEFEKPYFKELINFVKSEYVSTTCYPKGSDIFAAFDNCAFEEVKVVILGQDPYHGAGQANGLCFSVHDGIAHPPSLINIFKEIESDLEIPYPKSGDLSKWAAQGVLLLNATLTVRAGQAGSHQKKGWEEFTDAVIDEISKNREDIVFLLWGGYAKKKGAKIDKKKHHVLTSGHPSPLSANRGYWFGNKHFSKTNVFLQEKQLPTIQW from the coding sequence ATGCAAGTAAAAATAGCCGATAGTTGGAAAAATGTTTTGCAAGAAGAGTTTGAAAAGCCATATTTTAAAGAACTTATCAATTTTGTGAAATCAGAATATGTATCAACAACATGTTATCCCAAAGGTTCAGATATATTTGCTGCTTTTGATAATTGTGCTTTTGAAGAGGTAAAAGTGGTAATTTTAGGACAAGATCCATATCATGGAGCTGGACAAGCAAATGGTTTGTGTTTTTCGGTACATGATGGTATTGCACATCCGCCATCATTAATTAATATTTTTAAAGAAATTGAAAGTGATTTAGAAATTCCTTATCCAAAATCTGGTGACTTATCTAAGTGGGCAGCACAAGGTGTACTTTTATTAAATGCAACGCTAACTGTAAGAGCGGGACAAGCTGGAAGCCATCAAAAGAAAGGATGGGAGGAGTTTACAGATGCTGTTATTGATGAGATTTCTAAAAATAGAGAAGATATTGTTTTCCTTTTATGGGGAGGGTACGCTAAAAAGAAAGGCGCAAAAATAGATAAGAAAAAACACCATGTTTTAACTTCAGGACACCCATCACCTTTAAGTGCCAATAGAGGCTATTGGTTTGGAAATAAACATTTCTCGAAAACAAATGTGTTTTTACAAGAAAAACAGTTACCTACTATACAATGGTAG